The sequence AGGGTGTCAGATCTTCGCGTTGCAGCATCACGCGGTGGCAGGCGTACCAGTATTCATGGACGGTGGCGACGCAGCGGATCCCCGCGTCCCGGGCGATCATGGGCAGATCGCCCGACAATCCGATCAGGTGCTGGAAGTGTACGATATCGGGTCGTGTTTTTCGGATTTCCTGACGAAACGCCGTGGCGACGGCCGTCGAAAGGAAGTGATCGCGGAATTGACCGCCTCGAGCGTCGTTGACCACGCTGGTGACAGCCAGATCGTCGACGACCTCCTCAAGGATATCCCCATCGCTGCCCTCGGGGTCACTATGGCGAGTGAAAATACGGACGGTATGGCCTTTTCGGTGCAGAACCCGCGCCAATCGCTGGGTGTGGGTCTCCACCCCGCCAAAGGCGCGTGGCGGGTAGCCGTTGCTTACCTGAAGAATCCGCATGGAATCAGCTCTCGCTCTGCCCTTCGCTCGCTTTGATCTGGCGGACGATATTTTTCTGAAGTTCCTTCAGAGGGTTCTCGCGGATAAACTTCTGCACGTCGCGGTGGTAGCTGGGGTGCATCTGACCAATCTTCAGGTTGTGGCTCTCCCGCTGCTCCGCGGCTGTTTCACCAAAAGAGGCGCTGCCTGCGTGAAAGACAAAAAGATCGTCACAGAGGCGGATCTTCCATTGCGCCGCTTTGGCTCGCTCGCAGAAATCGTTCTCCTCACCGTAGCCCGTGCCGAAATTAGCTTCGTCGAAGAAGCCGACTTCGCGGATCGTGGTGCAGCGAATGTACATGCAGAACCCGACGGCGGTGACGAGTTCGGGCCTTGTCTGCATGCTCGCTTTCCGAACGAGTCGATCGAAGGAGTCCGGAGTAAAGCCCCGGGGAAGCGGATTTTCCTTCATGAATTCAGGAATGCTGCAGATCGTCCCATTATTGGTGAAGGGACTGGCGACTCCTGTCAAAGGATCTTCGTAGACGGAATCGGCCAGTCTCTGATTGAAGCTTTTCGGGACGAGAGTATCGCTGTTGAGAAGCAAGGAGTCGCGATTATCTCTGGTCGCGCGATGCATGCCGATATTTGCCGTGGCGACAAACCCCCGGTTTTCCCGGGCCTGATGGATGCAGACCTGCGGGTGCTGTCCCGCAAGATCGCGTAGCATCGGCTGCATCTGCGGATCCGGACTGGCGTCGTCGATCAGAAAGAGCCGCCAATCGCCGGAGGCATGCGTCAGCACACTTTCGATGCACGCCCGCGTTGCTTCCCGTGCTCCGAAAATCGGGACGATGATGTCGACGCCGCGACGCCCGCGCCAGCGGGAAAAGATCCGCTCGCCAAGTTTCTGAAGAAACGGCACTTTTTCTTATTACCGTGTCTCGCGTCAGGGTGCATATGGGGCGCCTCGGGCCCAAAATGACGATGCTTGTGGGAAAAGAACGGATGAAGTCAGATCCCGGGGGGGCTATCCTGCAAGGATGCACCCGCCCGAGATCGAGGCTTCTCTGCCGCCGGCAAAGAAGCGAACAGGCCTTGGTCTGTTCGCAGTCGCTGTGGCGGTGGCCTCGTGGGGCTATAGTGCCGTGGCGATCAAGGCGGTTTCGACGACCGGTCCGGTAACCGCTTTTTATCGTCTCTGGTTGGCCATTCCGATCCTCTGGGTCTTCATTTTGAGCGTACCCCGCCTGCGAGCCTCCTTGGGGCGGGACTGGCTGTTCGGCTCGATGGCCGGCGGCGTTCTCTTTGCCACGCACCAGCTGTTTTTCTTCACGGCTGTGAACTTCACGACGATCGCCAACGTCACGATCATCGGCGCTCTGCAACCGGTCCTCGTTCTTTTGGTGGCCGCGAGACTCTTTGCCGAGCCAGCATCCCCGCGTGTTCTCGGAGCCAGTCTCGTCGCGATCGCAGGGACCGTTCTGGTTGTATGGGGGTCGCTCGGCGAAGCTGCGGCCGGGTTCGGCGACCTTCTCGGCGTCGGGAACCTGTTTGCCTTCACCGGATATTTTCTGATTTCCAAACGAGTTCGGGAAGGCGTGGGGACGGCAGAATACGTGGTCGGCATGACGACGGTAGCAGGTGTTTGCATGGGAGGAGCCTGCCTTTTCCTCGGCGAAGATCTGGGCTCTCCCTCGGACACGGACCTCATCGTGATTGCCTCTCTGGCCCTGCTTCCGGGGACTCTGGGGCATGTGCTTACCAACTGGGCACACGCACATGTTTCGGCGTTGCAGATTTCGATTGTGCTTTTGGCAGCCCCGGTGGTGGCCACAGCCGGCGCGGCATTTTTTCTCGGCGAGGAGATTACCGGCGTCCAGCTGGCCGGCTTTATCATTGTTTTGAGCTCCATCGGTTTTGTCGTGCTGGCACAGGAACCCGATGAGGCCGAGGCTCTTGCGGAGGGGGTTGCGGGGACAGAAGCTCCCTAGACACTCCCTCGTCGACCTCTGGCACGCTTGAGAAAAAGCCGATAGGCCCGGGCGAGATTATTCACTCTCTGAAGGAAAGGTTCTTGAAAATGATCAGTACGATGCAGGATTGCCCACTGACGATCACGGAGATCATGCGCCATGGAGCGACGGTTTACGGCGCCAGCGAGGTGGTGACGTTTCAGGGAGAATCGAGCCGGCGTGCTACCTTTGCCGAGGTCGAGTTTCGTGCACGGAAGCTCGCACAGGCCCTGGAGAGCCTCGGCGTCAAGCCGGGGGATCGAGTGGGCACCTTCATGTGGAACGACCAGGAGCACCTGGAGGCTTATTTTGCCGTCCCATGCATGGGAGCGGTTCTGCATACCCTCAATATCCGTTTGTTCCCCGAGCAACTTCTTTACGTCATCGAACATGCAGAGGATGACGTCATCCTGGTCGACGATTCGCTGGTACCCTTGTTGGCCCGGATCGTCGGAGACCTGAAGAAGCGACCGAAGTTTATCCTGGTCGGTGACGGGGACGGTTCGCCGCTGGGGGAGACTCTTGCTTACGAGGAGCTGCTGGCCGCTGAGTCGGGCGACTATATCTGGCCGCAAATCGAGGAGAATCAGGCAGCCGCAATGTGTTATACCAGCGGCACCACGGGGAACCCGAAAGGGGTGGTCTACAGTCACCGATCCAGCGTGCTGCACGCGATGGCTTCTGTGTCGGGGAACGGATTTGCTCTCAGCGAGCAGGACAGGGTGCTGATGATCGTGCCGATGTTCCACGCCAACGCCTGGGGCTTGCCGCATTCCTCCTGGATGAGTGGGGCCGATTTCATTCTGCCGGAGCGTCATCTTCAGGGGGAGCCCCTGGCGGCACTGATTGCCGCCGAAAAGCCGACCTTTTCGGGCGCGGTGCCGACCGTATGGAACGATATTCTCCGCTACGGCGATTCGGAGGAGCTCGACCTGTCCTCGCTCCGGATGGTCGTCTGCGGCGGTTCTGCGGTCCCGCGGACCTTGATGGAGAAATTGGATCAGAAGTACGGCGTGCGCATGATTCAGGCCTGGGGCATGACCGAGACGAGCCCGCTCGGGGCCATAGCTCATCCTCCCCGCTCCGCCGCTCCCGGCACGGATCTGGATTGGCGGACCAAGACCGGTCGGATTTTTGCGGGTGTGGAGCTTCGCATCGTGGACGACGCGGGTCAGCCGCTGCCATGGGACGGGGAGGCTTTTGGCGAAATGCAAATCCGCGGCCCCTGGATCACCGGGAGCTATTACAAGGACGCTTCCGAGGACAAGTTTCAAGATGGATGGCTCCGGACAGGGGATGTGGGCAACGTCGACCCCTTGGGCTTTGTTCAGATCACAGACCGGGCCAAGGATGTGATCAAATCGGGCGGCGAGTGGATCTCCTCGGTGGAACTGGAAAACGAGATCATGGCACATCCTGCTGTCGTGGAAGCAGC is a genomic window of Candidatus Binatia bacterium containing:
- a CDS encoding glycosyltransferase, translating into MPFLQKLGERIFSRWRGRRGVDIIVPIFGAREATRACIESVLTHASGDWRLFLIDDASPDPQMQPMLRDLAGQHPQVCIHQARENRGFVATANIGMHRATRDNRDSLLLNSDTLVPKSFNQRLADSVYEDPLTGVASPFTNNGTICSIPEFMKENPLPRGFTPDSFDRLVRKASMQTRPELVTAVGFCMYIRCTTIREVGFFDEANFGTGYGEENDFCERAKAAQWKIRLCDDLFVFHAGSASFGETAAEQRESHNLKIGQMHPSYHRDVQKFIRENPLKELQKNIVRQIKASEGQSES
- a CDS encoding DMT family transporter, with protein sequence MHPPEIEASLPPAKKRTGLGLFAVAVAVASWGYSAVAIKAVSTTGPVTAFYRLWLAIPILWVFILSVPRLRASLGRDWLFGSMAGGVLFATHQLFFFTAVNFTTIANVTIIGALQPVLVLLVAARLFAEPASPRVLGASLVAIAGTVLVVWGSLGEAAAGFGDLLGVGNLFAFTGYFLISKRVREGVGTAEYVVGMTTVAGVCMGGACLFLGEDLGSPSDTDLIVIASLALLPGTLGHVLTNWAHAHVSALQISIVLLAAPVVATAGAAFFLGEEITGVQLAGFIIVLSSIGFVVLAQEPDEAEALAEGVAGTEAP
- a CDS encoding long-chain fatty acid--CoA ligase, producing MISTMQDCPLTITEIMRHGATVYGASEVVTFQGESSRRATFAEVEFRARKLAQALESLGVKPGDRVGTFMWNDQEHLEAYFAVPCMGAVLHTLNIRLFPEQLLYVIEHAEDDVILVDDSLVPLLARIVGDLKKRPKFILVGDGDGSPLGETLAYEELLAAESGDYIWPQIEENQAAAMCYTSGTTGNPKGVVYSHRSSVLHAMASVSGNGFALSEQDRVLMIVPMFHANAWGLPHSSWMSGADFILPERHLQGEPLAALIAAEKPTFSGAVPTVWNDILRYGDSEELDLSSLRMVVCGGSAVPRTLMEKLDQKYGVRMIQAWGMTETSPLGAIAHPPRSAAPGTDLDWRTKTGRIFAGVELRIVDDAGQPLPWDGEAFGEMQIRGPWITGSYYKDASEDKFQDGWLRTGDVGNVDPLGFVQITDRAKDVIKSGGEWISSVELENEIMAHPAVVEAAVVAVPDDRWDERPLACVVLESGASESASDLRDFLAGRVAKWWLPERWAFIPEVPKTSVGKFDKKVLRAQHESGTLQVETI